In one Candidatus Dechloromonas phosphoritropha genomic region, the following are encoded:
- a CDS encoding RNA-binding transcriptional accessory protein, whose amino-acid sequence MLPPIEHRIANELGVRPAQVNAAIALLDEGATVPFISRYRKEATDGLDDTQLRNLEERLTYLRDLEDRRAAILASIEGQGKLTPELRAEISDAETKQRLEDLYLPYKQKRRTKAQIAREAGIEPLALGLLADPNLAPEEEAGKYLNAEAGFADAKAVLDGARQILMEKFAEDAELLGQLREYLNEHGQLRSTVVEGKENEGAKFRDWFDFAEPITSMPSHRALALLRGRNEGMLHVALVLDSELDEAKIQPGPGPCEQRIAVRFGIRNQNRPADKWLQDTVRWTWKVKVHTHLELELMNQLRERAEEEAIRIFGKNLKDLLLAAPAGQHVTMGVDPGIRTGCKIAVVDATGKMLDHATIYPHEPRCDWDGSLSTIARLAAKHGVSLVAIGNGTASRETDKLVQDVIKRYPEARLTKIVVSEAGASVYSASELAAKEFPDLDVSIRGAVSIARRLQDPLAELVKIEPKSIGVGQYQHDVSQTKLARNLDAVIEDCVNAVGVDVNTASVPLLTRISGLNASLAANIVGYRDANGAFRSRSELKKVPRLGEKTFEQAAGFLRVPNGDNPLDASSVHPEAYPVVEKIIVDLNRPIKEIMGDSRALKGLNASRYTNERFGLPTVQDIFKELEKPGRDPRPEFKTATFTDGVEKVSDLRSGMVLEGVVTNVAAFGAFVDIGVHQDGLVHVSALANTFVKDPHSVVKAGQVVKVKVLEVDLQRQRIALTMRMGDEPGKGRSAEAGSQRGAPINRQQARHNAPAPSGNAMAAAFAKLRK is encoded by the coding sequence ATGCTGCCACCCATCGAACATCGCATCGCCAACGAACTGGGCGTCCGCCCGGCCCAGGTCAACGCCGCCATCGCCCTCCTCGACGAAGGCGCCACCGTGCCCTTCATCTCCCGCTACCGCAAGGAGGCCACCGACGGCCTCGACGACACTCAACTGCGCAACCTCGAAGAACGCCTGACCTACCTGCGCGACCTCGAAGACCGGCGCGCTGCCATCCTCGCCAGTATCGAGGGCCAGGGCAAGCTGACGCCCGAACTCAGGGCCGAGATCAGCGATGCCGAAACCAAGCAGCGCCTCGAAGACCTTTACCTGCCCTACAAGCAGAAACGCCGCACCAAGGCGCAGATCGCCCGCGAGGCCGGCATCGAGCCGCTGGCGCTCGGCCTGCTGGCCGACCCAAACCTGGCGCCGGAAGAAGAAGCCGGGAAATATCTCAATGCCGAAGCCGGCTTTGCCGACGCCAAGGCCGTCCTCGACGGCGCCCGCCAGATCCTGATGGAAAAATTCGCCGAGGATGCCGAACTGCTTGGCCAACTCCGTGAATACCTCAACGAACACGGTCAGCTGCGGTCGACCGTCGTCGAAGGCAAGGAAAACGAAGGCGCAAAATTTCGCGACTGGTTTGATTTCGCCGAGCCGATCACCAGCATGCCCTCGCACCGCGCCCTCGCCCTGCTGCGGGGGCGCAACGAAGGCATGCTGCACGTTGCGCTGGTGCTCGATTCAGAACTCGACGAGGCGAAGATCCAACCCGGACCCGGCCCCTGCGAACAGCGTATTGCCGTCCGCTTCGGCATTCGCAACCAGAATCGCCCGGCCGACAAGTGGCTGCAGGACACCGTGCGCTGGACCTGGAAGGTCAAGGTCCATACTCATCTCGAACTCGAACTGATGAACCAGTTGCGCGAGCGCGCCGAGGAGGAAGCCATCCGCATCTTCGGCAAGAACCTCAAGGATCTGCTGCTCGCCGCGCCGGCTGGCCAGCACGTCACCATGGGCGTCGATCCCGGCATTCGCACCGGCTGCAAGATCGCCGTCGTCGACGCCACCGGCAAGATGCTCGACCACGCCACCATCTATCCACACGAGCCGCGCTGCGACTGGGATGGTTCACTGTCCACCATCGCCCGTCTGGCGGCGAAGCACGGCGTTTCGCTGGTCGCCATTGGCAACGGCACGGCCAGCCGCGAAACCGACAAGCTGGTGCAGGACGTCATCAAGCGCTATCCGGAAGCCCGGCTGACCAAGATCGTCGTTTCCGAAGCCGGTGCCTCGGTCTACTCGGCTTCCGAACTCGCTGCCAAAGAGTTCCCCGATCTCGATGTCTCGATCCGCGGTGCGGTGTCGATCGCCCGCCGCCTGCAGGACCCGCTGGCCGAGTTGGTCAAGATCGAGCCGAAATCGATCGGCGTCGGTCAATACCAGCACGACGTCTCGCAGACCAAGCTGGCGCGCAACCTCGATGCCGTCATCGAAGACTGCGTCAATGCCGTCGGCGTCGACGTCAACACCGCCTCGGTGCCGCTGCTCACGCGTATTTCCGGGCTGAACGCCAGCCTCGCCGCCAACATCGTTGGCTATCGCGACGCCAATGGCGCCTTCCGTTCACGCAGCGAGTTGAAGAAAGTACCGCGTCTCGGCGAAAAAACTTTCGAGCAGGCTGCCGGCTTCCTGCGCGTGCCGAACGGCGACAACCCGCTCGACGCCTCGTCGGTGCACCCGGAAGCCTACCCGGTGGTCGAAAAAATCATCGTCGACCTCAACAGGCCGATCAAGGAAATCATGGGTGACAGCCGTGCCCTCAAGGGTCTAAACGCTAGCCGCTACACCAACGAACGCTTCGGCCTACCGACCGTACAGGACATCTTCAAGGAACTCGAAAAACCCGGCCGTGACCCGCGCCCCGAATTCAAGACCGCGACCTTCACCGATGGCGTTGAAAAAGTCAGCGACCTGCGTTCAGGCATGGTTTTGGAGGGCGTCGTCACCAACGTCGCCGCCTTCGGCGCCTTCGTCGACATCGGCGTGCACCAGGACGGACTGGTGCACGTTTCGGCCCTCGCCAACACCTTCGTCAAGGACCCGCACAGCGTCGTCAAGGCGGGTCAGGTCGTCAAGGTCAAGGTGCTCGAAGTCGACCTGCAACGCCAGCGCATTGCACTGACCATGCGCATGGGCGACGAGCCGGGCAAAGGCCGCAGTGCCGAAGCCGGCAGCCAGCGCGGCGCGCCCATCAATCGCCAACAAGCCCGCCACAACGCCCCAGCACCAAGCGGTAACGCCATGGCAGCGGCCTTCGCCAAGCTCAGGAAGTGA
- a CDS encoding IS21 family transposase — protein sequence MALTPGIEAQILRYYHAERWRIGTIASQLHIHRDSVARVLTQAGLPALGPIRRPSALDPYLPFILETLEQFPRLRASRLYGMVKTRGYPGRPDHFRHLIARHRPRAKAEAFLRLRTLPGEQMQIDWGHFGHLEIGRARRPLMGFVAVLSWSRQIFLRFYLGAHMENFLRGHVGAVTAWGGCPRVALYDNLKSAVLERQGQIIRFNPTLLALAGHYRFELRPVAVVRGNEKGRVERAIRYIRDAFFAGRSFKDVADLNAQADAWVCGPAGERRCPEDKSLTVREAFFQEQARLLTLPGDAFPADEIKAVSAGKTPYVRFDLNDYSIPHTCVARTLTVTASLDHVRILDGQAVVATHPRSFDRRQQIERPEHVATLVEHKHQARAHRATDHLVQAVPASRELLTQAAERGESLGRTVRALADLLERYGVAELTAAIADALGRDVPHPNAVRLALERRRQAQAEPPPLAMSLPEHVKHKDVPVRPHRLDGYDALMENDDDDL from the coding sequence ATGGCCCTTACCCCCGGGATTGAAGCGCAGATCCTGCGCTATTACCACGCCGAACGCTGGCGCATCGGCACCATCGCAAGCCAATTGCACATCCATCGCGACAGCGTCGCACGCGTGCTGACCCAGGCTGGTTTGCCGGCTTTGGGGCCAATTCGCCGCCCCTCGGCGCTTGACCCCTACCTGCCATTCATCCTCGAAACACTGGAACAGTTCCCGCGCTTACGCGCCAGTCGCTTGTACGGCATGGTCAAGACCCGGGGCTACCCGGGGCGCCCGGATCACTTCCGGCATCTGATTGCCCGCCACCGACCCCGCGCCAAAGCCGAAGCCTTCCTGCGCCTTCGCACCCTGCCCGGCGAGCAGATGCAAATCGATTGGGGTCACTTTGGCCATCTGGAGATCGGTCGTGCCCGGCGGCCGCTGATGGGCTTTGTGGCCGTGCTGTCCTGGTCGCGCCAGATCTTCCTGCGCTTCTATCTCGGCGCTCATATGGAGAACTTCCTGCGCGGCCATGTCGGCGCCGTAACCGCCTGGGGTGGCTGTCCCCGCGTCGCGCTCTATGACAATCTGAAGAGTGCAGTGCTGGAGCGGCAAGGACAGATCATCCGTTTCAACCCGACGCTCTTGGCGCTGGCCGGACATTACCGTTTCGAACTCCGCCCGGTGGCCGTGGTGCGGGGAAACGAGAAAGGGCGTGTGGAACGGGCGATCCGCTATATCCGCGATGCCTTCTTCGCTGGGCGCAGCTTCAAGGACGTTGCCGACCTCAATGCTCAGGCCGATGCCTGGGTGTGCGGGCCGGCGGGCGAGCGGCGCTGTCCGGAGGACAAGTCACTGACGGTGCGCGAAGCGTTCTTCCAGGAGCAAGCTCGGCTGCTGACCCTGCCCGGCGATGCCTTTCCGGCCGACGAGATCAAGGCCGTGTCGGCCGGCAAGACGCCGTATGTGCGCTTCGACCTCAACGACTACTCGATCCCGCACACCTGCGTGGCCCGCACGCTCACTGTGACCGCCAGTCTGGATCACGTCCGCATTCTCGATGGTCAGGCGGTGGTCGCCACGCATCCCCGCAGCTTCGATCGGCGGCAACAAATCGAGAGGCCCGAACACGTCGCGACCTTGGTTGAACACAAACATCAGGCCCGTGCGCATCGCGCCACGGATCATCTGGTGCAGGCGGTGCCGGCCAGTCGGGAATTGCTGACCCAGGCCGCCGAACGCGGCGAGTCGCTGGGGCGGACAGTTCGCGCGCTGGCTGATCTGCTCGAACGTTATGGCGTAGCCGAACTGACGGCAGCGATTGCCGACGCATTGGGGCGTGACGTGCCGCATCCGAACGCGGTTCGTCTGGCGCTGGAGCGCCGACGGCAGGCCCAGGCAGAACCGCCGCCGCTGGCGATGAGTTTGCCGGAGCACGTCAAACACAAAGATGTGCCGGTGCGACCGCACCGCCTCGACGGTTACGACGCATTGATGGAGAACGACGATGACGACCTCTGA
- a CDS encoding YaiI/YqxD family protein → MHIWVDADACPGVIKEILYRVAERTRLPLTLVANQWLKTPPYPSIRSIQVARGFDVADNHIVDQVEAGDLVITADIPLATAVIDKGALALNPRGELYSKENIRQMLDMRNFMDTLRSSGVDTGGPPAFSQADRQAFANQLDRLLAKR, encoded by the coding sequence ATGCATATCTGGGTCGATGCCGACGCCTGCCCCGGCGTCATCAAGGAAATTCTTTACCGCGTCGCCGAGAGAACCCGCCTGCCGCTGACGCTGGTCGCCAACCAGTGGCTGAAGACGCCTCCCTACCCGAGCATCCGGTCGATTCAGGTAGCCAGGGGTTTCGATGTCGCCGACAACCACATCGTCGATCAGGTGGAAGCGGGCGATCTGGTCATTACCGCCGACATCCCGCTGGCCACCGCGGTGATCGACAAGGGGGCGCTGGCCCTGAACCCGCGCGGCGAGCTCTACAGCAAGGAAAACATCCGGCAGATGCTGGACATGCGCAATTTCATGGATACACTGCGTAGCAGTGGAGTCGACACCGGCGGGCCACCGGCTTTCAGCCAGGCCGACCGCCAGGCTTTCGCCAACCAGCTCGACCGCCTGCT
- a CDS encoding IS30 family transposase, producing the protein MGTKYEHLSCEERKMIQLGLEQGWTQRAIARCVQRAPSSISRELNRNGWSNPATAPKKRGRPLVAGGYRAPLAQQRASMLARTAQCPSRLAQDGPLWTHVERLLRACHSPEQIAGILQRMHPDQPKLQVSHETIYAPKEVPLGDTALYAIPRGTLRSE; encoded by the coding sequence ATGGGAACGAAATACGAACACCTGAGTTGTGAAGAACGCAAGATGATCCAGTTGGGGCTTGAGCAGGGCTGGACGCAGCGGGCAATTGCCCGCTGCGTCCAGCGCGCGCCGAGTTCGATCAGTCGTGAATTAAACCGCAACGGCTGGAGCAATCCCGCCACAGCACCCAAGAAACGCGGGCGTCCGCTGGTCGCGGGCGGCTATCGGGCGCCACTCGCGCAGCAGCGCGCCAGTATGTTGGCAAGGACCGCACAATGCCCTTCTCGACTCGCCCAGGATGGTCCGCTCTGGACGCATGTCGAACGCCTGCTGCGCGCCTGCCATTCTCCGGAACAGATCGCGGGCATACTGCAGCGAATGCACCCGGATCAACCCAAGCTTCAGGTCAGTCACGAGACCATCTACGCCCCGAAGGAAGTCCCCCTGGGGGACACCGCGCTTTACGCGATACCACGCGGCACGTTGCGCAGTGAGTAG
- the ylqF gene encoding ribosome biogenesis GTPase YlqF, whose product MSIQWFPGHMTSARKKAAETLAMADVVVEVLDARLPQASSNPMIHELRAFRQRPCLKLLNKADLADPQATRAWLAYFAEQPGVKAVAISCKKASDVARIPALAQQLAPHRNDAFKPLRLMIMGIPNVGKSTLMNALVRKKVAAVGDQPAVTKSQQRIDISSRLTLYDTPGLLWPKIDHPIDGLMLAASHAVGVNAYIGEEVATFLAGFLLASYPALLTARYGFATDGLDGTAVIEAVGRKRGCLLKGRGGEPDCEKAAAILLTDYRSGALGRISLETPEQRALREQQLQQAAAVDGEKD is encoded by the coding sequence ATGTCCATCCAATGGTTCCCCGGTCACATGACCTCCGCCCGCAAAAAGGCGGCCGAAACGCTGGCCATGGCCGATGTCGTCGTCGAAGTCCTCGACGCCCGCCTGCCGCAGGCGAGCAGCAACCCGATGATTCACGAGCTGCGCGCGTTCCGGCAGCGGCCTTGCCTCAAGCTGCTCAACAAGGCCGATCTCGCCGATCCGCAGGCGACCAGAGCCTGGCTGGCTTATTTTGCCGAGCAGCCGGGCGTCAAAGCGGTGGCGATTTCGTGCAAGAAGGCCAGCGATGTGGCACGTATTCCCGCCTTGGCTCAGCAACTGGCGCCGCACCGCAACGATGCCTTCAAGCCGCTGCGCCTGATGATCATGGGCATCCCCAACGTTGGCAAATCGACGCTGATGAATGCGCTGGTCAGGAAAAAGGTGGCGGCTGTCGGCGACCAGCCGGCGGTGACCAAGAGCCAGCAGCGCATCGACATCAGCTCGCGGCTGACCCTCTACGACACGCCGGGCCTGTTGTGGCCGAAAATCGATCATCCCATCGACGGCCTGATGCTGGCGGCCAGTCACGCGGTCGGCGTCAATGCCTACATCGGCGAGGAGGTAGCGACTTTCCTCGCCGGCTTCCTGCTCGCAAGCTACCCGGCGCTGCTCACGGCGCGCTATGGATTCGCGACCGACGGGCTCGACGGCACAGCCGTCATCGAAGCTGTAGGCAGAAAGCGCGGTTGTCTGCTCAAGGGCCGGGGCGGAGAACCCGACTGCGAAAAGGCGGCGGCGATCCTGCTGACCGATTACCGCAGCGGCGCGCTCGGGCGCATCAGTCTCGAAACTCCGGAACAGCGCGCGCTGCGCGAGCAGCAGTTGCAACAGGCTGCTGCGGTCGACGGCGAAAAAGACTGA
- a CDS encoding cation transporter, whose translation MTPSLKRYAWLSIAAAIATILLKGTAWWLTGSVGLLSDAIESFVNLAGALMALSMLTLAERPADDCHAYGHGKAEYFSSAFEGFLILLAALSIGYTAMDRLSHPQALDAVGIGLIVSVVASVINFATARTLMAVGRQHNSITLEADAHHLMTDVWTSVGVIGGVGLVWITGWLWLDPAIALLVAVNIVWTGWQLMRRSATGLMDGSLPPEKLAEIEVVLSRYRQQGLAFHALRTRQAGSRAFVMVHVLVPGDWTVQQGHDWAERIEVDIRNALGHVHVTTHLEPIDDPLSMIDQDLDRPSS comes from the coding sequence ATGACCCCTTCGTTGAAGCGCTACGCCTGGCTTTCCATCGCTGCGGCCATTGCCACGATTCTGCTCAAAGGCACGGCGTGGTGGCTGACCGGTTCGGTCGGGCTGTTGTCTGACGCCATCGAATCTTTTGTCAACCTTGCTGGCGCCCTGATGGCGCTGTCGATGCTGACTCTGGCTGAGCGTCCGGCGGACGATTGTCATGCCTACGGGCACGGCAAGGCCGAATATTTTTCCAGCGCTTTCGAGGGCTTCCTGATTCTGCTGGCGGCTCTCAGCATCGGCTATACCGCCATGGATCGCCTGTCGCATCCTCAGGCGCTCGACGCAGTGGGCATTGGCTTGATCGTATCGGTGGTGGCCTCGGTCATCAATTTCGCCACGGCTCGTACCTTGATGGCGGTGGGACGCCAGCACAATTCGATCACTCTGGAGGCCGATGCGCATCACCTGATGACCGATGTCTGGACCTCCGTCGGCGTGATTGGCGGTGTCGGCCTGGTCTGGATTACCGGTTGGCTATGGCTCGATCCGGCCATCGCCCTCCTCGTTGCGGTGAACATCGTCTGGACCGGTTGGCAACTGATGCGACGTTCCGCCACCGGCTTGATGGATGGTTCCCTGCCACCCGAAAAGCTGGCGGAAATTGAAGTGGTGTTAAGCAGATATCGCCAGCAGGGCCTGGCCTTTCATGCCCTGCGGACTCGTCAGGCGGGCAGCCGCGCTTTCGTAATGGTGCACGTATTGGTCCCCGGAGATTGGACCGTACAGCAAGGCCATGACTGGGCCGAACGGATCGAAGTGGATATACGAAATGCACTGGGTCACGTGCATGTCACGACACATCTGGAACCGATCGACGATCCGCTGTCGATGATAGATCAGGATCTCGACCGGCCTTCGTCTTGA
- a CDS encoding winged helix-turn-helix domain-containing protein, producing the protein MLRPCAVRRRWLLPALLGATLEQSAAVLGIGRATVPRLQARLRRLLAKPDAIQPNWGGRRRASLPLEEEDRFLAPWVQASNEGGILVVSPLRAALAQKLGRPVAASVVYRLLARHGWRKVAPDTRHPASGIRHPKSDPPIQEAWKKTS; encoded by the coding sequence ATGTTGAGGCCCTGCGCTGTGCGCAGGCGGTGGCTGCTACCGGCGCTATTGGGAGCGACGCTGGAGCAGAGCGCAGCGGTACTGGGCATAGGCCGAGCCACCGTGCCCAGGCTACAAGCGCGCCTGCGCCGGCTGTTGGCCAAACCGGACGCAATCCAACCGAATTGGGGTGGTCGCCGGCGAGCTTCGCTGCCACTGGAAGAGGAGGACCGTTTCCTGGCCCCTTGGGTGCAGGCCTCCAATGAAGGGGGAATTCTGGTCGTTTCGCCACTGCGTGCCGCGTTAGCGCAAAAGCTGGGACGTCCTGTGGCCGCCTCTGTCGTGTATCGCCTGTTGGCGCGGCACGGCTGGCGCAAGGTCGCACCCGACACCCGGCATCCGGCATCCGGCATCCGGCATCCGAAGAGTGATCCGCCGATCCAGGAAGCGTGGAAAAAAACTTCCTGA
- a CDS encoding IS30 family transposase, with amino-acid sequence MEDATAETAATAFGAVLNRVDAQRRLSLTYDQGREMAQHARLSEITGVAVYFADLHSPWQRGINENTNGLLRQYFPKGSDLSGFSQTELDAVAWQLNTRPRKSLTFHCPAELFIPESFDFFKHHHQLVALRT; translated from the coding sequence ATGGAGGACGCCACGGCCGAAACCGCGGCCACGGCCTTTGGCGCTGTCCTCAACCGGGTTGACGCGCAACGACGCCTTTCCCTGACCTACGACCAAGGGCGCGAGATGGCGCAGCATGCGCGCCTTTCCGAAATCACTGGCGTCGCGGTCTATTTCGCCGATCTGCACAGCCCTTGGCAACGCGGCATCAACGAAAATACCAACGGCTTGCTTCGCCAGTATTTTCCCAAGGGATCCGATCTCTCTGGATTCTCTCAGACCGAACTCGATGCCGTTGCCTGGCAACTCAATACCCGACCTCGAAAGAGCCTCACCTTTCACTGTCCGGCCGAACTGTTTATCCCAGAATCCTTCGACTTCTTTAAGCATCATCATCAGCTTGTTGCACTTCGGACTTGA
- a CDS encoding IS30 family transposase, whose protein sequence is MACLRQARKRRRPRARGEDCRGQIPEMTSIHLRPPEINERVIPGHWEGDLIKGARNASSIGTLVERTTLFVTLVKMVLATA, encoded by the coding sequence ATCGCCTGCCTGCGACAAGCGCGTAAGCGTCGTCGGCCGCGCGCCCGAGGCGAAGATTGCCGGGGCCAGATTCCTGAGATGACCAGCATCCATCTGCGCCCACCGGAGATCAACGAGCGTGTCATTCCCGGCCACTGGGAGGGCGATCTGATCAAGGGAGCACGCAATGCCTCGTCCATCGGCACGCTGGTCGAGCGGACCACGCTCTTTGTCACCTTGGTCAAGATGGTGTTAGCGACTGCCTAA
- a CDS encoding ATP-binding protein, protein MTTSDPCRQRATALQLHGVLAHWAECADTPWLDPLLAWEETERSRRFLERRLCCAHIGRFKPLTDFDWAWPEQCDQRAIAELMTLDFLNSATNAFLIGSSGLGKTMIAQNIAHQAVLNGHTVVFATAGQLLGELAGLDSDSALRYRLRRYAAPDLLVVDEVGYLSYSNRHADLLFELINRRHEKKSTLITTNRSFSEWSEVFPNASCVVAMIDRLVHHAEILSIKGESYRRKEAQEQAAAKSKKRKTKGSS, encoded by the coding sequence ATGACGACCTCTGATCCGTGCCGCCAGCGCGCCACCGCCTTGCAACTGCACGGGGTACTCGCCCATTGGGCCGAATGCGCCGACACGCCTTGGCTTGATCCCTTGCTGGCCTGGGAGGAAACCGAACGCTCCCGCCGCTTCCTGGAACGCCGCCTGTGCTGCGCCCATATTGGCCGTTTCAAGCCGCTCACCGATTTCGACTGGGCCTGGCCCGAGCAGTGCGATCAGCGTGCCATCGCCGAACTGATGACGCTGGACTTCCTGAATTCGGCGACCAATGCCTTCCTGATTGGTAGCAGTGGCTTGGGCAAAACGATGATTGCCCAGAATATCGCGCACCAAGCGGTCCTCAATGGGCACACGGTGGTCTTCGCGACGGCCGGACAGTTGCTCGGCGAGTTGGCCGGTCTGGATAGCGATTCGGCCTTGCGTTACCGTTTGCGTCGCTATGCAGCGCCCGATTTGTTGGTGGTCGACGAGGTCGGCTATTTGTCCTATTCGAACCGTCATGCCGATCTGCTCTTCGAGTTGATCAACCGCCGGCACGAGAAGAAGAGCACCTTGATTACGACCAACCGGTCGTTCTCGGAATGGTCGGAGGTGTTTCCCAATGCCAGCTGCGTGGTGGCGATGATCGACCGCCTGGTGCATCACGCGGAAATCCTGTCGATCAAGGGCGAGTCCTATCGACGCAAGGAGGCGCAAGAGCAGGCGGCCGCCAAGTCCAAGAAGCGTAAGACGAAAGGATCATCGTGA
- a CDS encoding IS630 family transposase has product MAALLKQEEVWGRRVRLMFQDEARFGRMVRIRRCWAPNPARPMVCNGYEREFIYVYGAVSPIEGELDWMTCRQMNTEQMTAFLARVSTAHEKEFMLMVVDGASSHVSKDLQVPENIRLLRLPPYAPELNPQEHVWDEVREKEFPNRVFADLGSVIRQLEAGLPRLAANTSGLRSLTAWPWIVSLNLNAT; this is encoded by the coding sequence CTGGCAGCCCTCTTGAAACAGGAAGAGGTTTGGGGTCGCCGGGTGCGCCTGATGTTTCAGGACGAAGCGCGCTTTGGGCGCATGGTGCGAATTCGTCGCTGCTGGGCACCCAACCCAGCACGGCCAATGGTCTGCAACGGCTACGAGCGGGAGTTCATCTACGTTTATGGCGCCGTCAGCCCCATCGAAGGCGAGTTGGATTGGATGACCTGTCGGCAGATGAACACCGAACAGATGACGGCGTTCCTGGCCCGAGTCAGTACCGCGCATGAAAAGGAGTTCATGCTGATGGTCGTCGACGGCGCCAGCTCACACGTATCGAAGGATCTGCAAGTGCCAGAGAACATTCGTCTGCTGCGCCTGCCACCTTACGCGCCCGAACTCAACCCGCAGGAGCACGTCTGGGATGAGGTGCGGGAGAAGGAGTTTCCCAATCGTGTGTTTGCCGACCTCGGTAGTGTCATCCGCCAGTTGGAAGCAGGCCTTCCACGTCTGGCAGCAAATACCTCAGGGCTGCGCAGCCTGACCGCATGGCCATGGATTGTTAGTCTCAACTTGAACGCTACTTAG